A region of Kribbella sp. NBC_01245 DNA encodes the following proteins:
- the treZ gene encoding malto-oligosyltrehalose trehalohydrolase, with protein sequence MHTFTVWAPVAKQVDLVLRDGDRPMQPSSEGDGWWSLEVAEAGHGTDYAYKLDEGDPTPDPRSAWQPDGVHGWSRLHDPSRFKWSDQDWPGKDVRGSVLYELHPGTFTAEGTFDAAIERLPHLVDLGIDVVSLLPVAAFPGRHGWGYDGVHLYAVHEPYGGPDALQRFVDRCHALGLGVCLDVVYNHLGPSGNYLDRFGPYFTDRHTTPWGPAVNLDDQGSDEVREWIIGNGLRWFRDFHLDALRLDAVHALVDDSPRHLLAEFSDRTAELAGELGRPLGLIAESDLNDPRMIEPVDQGGLGMTAQWSDDFHHALRTLLTGDRSGYYGDFGSPEVLAKTLTRVFLHDGGYSSFRGKDWGRPVDPERHRGHSFLAYASNHDQVGNRALGDRLPLTEGQLAIAATFVLTSPFTPMIFMGEEWAASTPWRYFTDHDEPALAEAVRDGRRREFASHGWDAGDIPDPQDLATREASVLDWTELATEPHNHLLSWYRDLIALRKAEPALTDDRLSAVQVDHDSAGEWFVVARGNLRVVANLGAEDRSIPLGAHPREIEVAFGPAVAEAESVHLPSHGVAVVRVWTPGPARMTTSVPF encoded by the coding sequence GTGCATACCTTCACCGTTTGGGCGCCTGTGGCGAAGCAGGTCGATCTGGTCCTGCGAGACGGTGATCGGCCTATGCAGCCCTCGAGCGAAGGTGATGGCTGGTGGTCGCTTGAGGTGGCTGAGGCCGGTCATGGCACCGACTACGCGTACAAGCTCGACGAGGGCGATCCGACGCCTGATCCCCGGAGTGCGTGGCAACCGGACGGCGTACATGGGTGGAGTCGTTTGCACGACCCGAGCCGCTTCAAGTGGTCGGACCAGGATTGGCCGGGCAAGGACGTACGTGGTTCAGTCTTGTACGAACTGCACCCTGGAACGTTCACGGCCGAGGGGACGTTCGACGCGGCCATAGAGCGACTTCCGCATCTTGTAGACCTCGGGATCGACGTGGTCTCGCTCCTGCCGGTTGCAGCCTTCCCAGGCCGGCACGGCTGGGGGTACGACGGCGTGCACCTCTACGCCGTTCACGAGCCGTATGGCGGGCCTGACGCGCTCCAGCGGTTTGTGGATCGCTGCCACGCACTTGGGCTCGGGGTCTGCCTAGACGTCGTTTACAACCACCTAGGCCCCAGCGGGAACTACCTCGACCGCTTCGGCCCATACTTCACCGATCGCCACACCACGCCGTGGGGGCCGGCCGTGAACCTCGATGACCAGGGCAGCGACGAGGTCCGTGAGTGGATCATCGGGAACGGGCTCAGGTGGTTCCGCGACTTCCACCTGGACGCGCTCCGGCTCGATGCCGTGCATGCACTCGTCGACGACAGCCCGCGGCACCTGTTAGCCGAGTTCTCCGACCGTACGGCCGAACTGGCCGGCGAATTGGGGCGTCCGCTAGGGCTGATCGCGGAATCGGACCTGAACGACCCACGCATGATCGAACCCGTCGACCAGGGCGGCCTCGGGATGACGGCGCAGTGGAGTGACGACTTCCACCACGCGTTGCGCACGCTGCTGACCGGCGATCGGTCCGGCTATTACGGCGACTTCGGTTCGCCCGAGGTGCTGGCCAAAACATTGACCCGGGTCTTCCTGCACGACGGCGGCTACTCGTCGTTCCGTGGCAAGGACTGGGGACGGCCGGTCGATCCCGAGCGGCATCGCGGCCACTCGTTCCTGGCGTACGCGTCGAATCACGATCAGGTCGGTAACCGCGCGCTCGGCGATCGCCTGCCGTTGACCGAAGGTCAGTTGGCGATCGCGGCCACCTTTGTCCTGACCAGTCCGTTCACGCCGATGATCTTCATGGGCGAGGAATGGGCCGCGTCGACGCCATGGCGCTACTTCACCGATCACGACGAGCCGGCCCTGGCCGAGGCCGTGCGGGATGGCCGGCGCCGGGAGTTCGCCTCACATGGCTGGGACGCCGGGGATATTCCCGATCCGCAGGACTTGGCCACGCGCGAGGCGTCCGTACTCGACTGGACCGAACTCGCGACGGAACCGCACAACCACCTGCTGTCGTGGTACCGCGACCTGATCGCGTTGCGGAAGGCAGAACCGGCCCTGACCGACGACCGGCTGAGCGCCGTACAGGTGGATCACGACTCGGCAGGCGAGTGGTTCGTCGTTGCCCGGGGCAACCTTCGGGTGGTGGCCAACCTCGGCGCCGAGGACCGGTCCATCCCGCTCGGCGCGCATCCGCGGGAGATCGAGGTGGCCTTCGGTCCGGCGGTGGCGGAGGCTGAATCGGTCCATCTGCCGAGCCACGGCGTCGCCGTCGTACGGGTCTGGACGCCTGGTCCGGCGCGGATGACAACGTCGGTACCCTTCTGA
- the treY gene encoding malto-oligosyltrehalose synthase gives MRFRPLSTYRLQLRAEFGFDDAAAVVEYLDRLGVSHVYLSPILQPAPGSTHGYDVVDHNRLSEAAGGAEAFARLSARLTEQEMSAIADVVPNHMSVPTPARLNAALWSVLRDGPGSPYAEWFDVDWGAGDQPLLMAVLGQRIGRVLAAGEITVEGEVLRYYEHEFPLKPGTETLPLAELVGSQWYRLAHWKVADEELNYRRFFDVDTLAAIRVENQRVFDATHGLLLQLLADGRLTGLRIDHPDGLADPRGYLRRLAEETGGAWVVVEKILEGDEELPNDWPCAGTTGYDALLRVGGLFVDAAGAAPLSNLHHELTDCPADFATVVEQAKREVVDDGQYAEVHRLVELLARICQDDVRLRDHTRRAFHEVVMELLVAFDRYRAYVVPGEQPSHEAVLAMDAAVEIARGRLDEDQHETLELVRDLLLGREAGTAARIDEDARHELIVRFQQTCGPVMAKGVEDTAFYRWFRLAGLNEVGGNPDHFGVSPEEFHAYAGRLVAHWPHTMTTLSTHDTKRSEDVRARLAVLAEVPVAWADAVRSWRELSVEHRDPLVDGTTEYLIWQTVFGTWQDGPISADRLCAYLEKAIREAKRHTSWTSPNAEYEQAVATFATAILGDEQVLAAIRRFSHQQAESVRCNVLGQKLVQLTMPGVPDVYQGSELLDLSLVDPDNRRPVDFKLRSERLARLDADVRPAGLSDEKLLVTSRALRLRRRFPEAFAGPYAALPTTSGHAVAFGRGTGPEVVTVATRLHARLYHLGGWGDHSVVLPEGDWTDVLTGRTHNGGSTRLHDLLDELPVALLVRS, from the coding sequence ATGAGGTTCCGCCCGCTGTCGACGTACCGGCTGCAACTGCGGGCGGAGTTCGGTTTCGACGACGCGGCGGCCGTAGTGGAGTACCTCGACCGCCTCGGCGTCTCGCACGTCTACCTGTCGCCGATCCTGCAGCCGGCTCCGGGCTCCACCCACGGGTACGACGTGGTGGACCACAACCGATTGTCGGAGGCGGCTGGTGGTGCCGAGGCGTTCGCGAGGCTCTCGGCCCGGCTGACCGAGCAGGAGATGTCCGCGATCGCGGATGTCGTCCCGAACCACATGAGCGTGCCGACGCCCGCGAGGCTCAACGCCGCGCTCTGGTCCGTACTGCGCGACGGACCTGGTTCCCCGTACGCAGAGTGGTTCGACGTGGATTGGGGCGCAGGAGACCAGCCGTTGCTCATGGCGGTGCTCGGACAGCGCATTGGCCGGGTGTTGGCGGCCGGCGAGATCACTGTCGAGGGAGAGGTCCTTCGGTACTACGAGCACGAGTTCCCGCTGAAGCCGGGGACGGAGACTCTGCCGCTCGCGGAGCTGGTAGGCAGCCAGTGGTATCGCTTGGCTCACTGGAAGGTCGCGGACGAAGAGCTCAACTACCGGCGCTTCTTCGACGTAGACACGCTCGCGGCCATCCGTGTCGAGAACCAGCGGGTCTTCGACGCCACACACGGCCTACTGCTCCAGTTGTTGGCAGACGGACGTCTGACCGGCTTGAGGATCGACCACCCGGATGGACTGGCCGATCCCCGCGGGTACCTGCGTCGGCTGGCTGAAGAGACTGGTGGTGCCTGGGTCGTCGTCGAGAAGATCCTTGAGGGCGACGAGGAGCTCCCCAACGACTGGCCTTGTGCCGGCACTACTGGGTACGACGCGTTGCTACGGGTCGGAGGTCTTTTCGTAGACGCTGCCGGGGCCGCACCACTCTCGAACCTGCACCACGAGCTCACGGACTGCCCAGCCGACTTCGCGACCGTGGTCGAGCAGGCGAAGCGCGAGGTGGTCGACGACGGGCAGTACGCGGAGGTCCATCGTCTGGTCGAACTACTCGCCCGGATCTGCCAGGACGACGTACGCCTGCGGGATCACACCCGTAGGGCCTTCCACGAGGTGGTGATGGAGCTACTCGTCGCCTTCGACCGGTACCGCGCGTACGTCGTACCGGGGGAGCAGCCGTCGCATGAGGCCGTGCTGGCGATGGACGCCGCTGTAGAGATTGCACGCGGCCGTTTGGACGAGGACCAGCACGAGACGCTGGAGCTGGTCCGGGACCTACTGCTCGGCCGGGAGGCCGGCACGGCCGCGCGGATCGACGAGGACGCCCGGCACGAGTTGATCGTGCGGTTCCAGCAGACGTGTGGGCCGGTGATGGCGAAGGGCGTTGAGGACACGGCGTTCTACCGCTGGTTCCGGTTGGCCGGGCTGAACGAGGTCGGCGGGAATCCGGACCACTTCGGGGTATCGCCCGAGGAGTTCCACGCGTACGCGGGCCGGTTGGTCGCGCATTGGCCGCACACGATGACCACGCTCTCAACGCATGACACGAAGCGTTCCGAGGACGTCCGGGCCCGTCTCGCCGTACTGGCCGAGGTCCCGGTGGCGTGGGCGGACGCGGTTCGCTCGTGGCGCGAGTTGTCGGTGGAGCATCGCGATCCGCTGGTCGACGGCACCACCGAGTACTTGATCTGGCAGACCGTCTTCGGGACGTGGCAGGACGGGCCGATCTCGGCCGACCGGTTGTGCGCGTACCTGGAGAAGGCGATCCGCGAGGCGAAGCGGCACACCAGTTGGACCTCGCCGAACGCCGAGTACGAGCAGGCTGTCGCGACGTTCGCCACGGCGATCCTTGGTGACGAGCAAGTGCTCGCGGCGATCCGGCGGTTCAGCCACCAGCAGGCCGAGTCGGTTCGGTGCAACGTGCTCGGGCAGAAGCTCGTCCAGCTCACGATGCCCGGCGTGCCCGACGTCTACCAGGGGTCGGAGCTGCTCGACCTGTCGCTAGTGGACCCGGACAACCGTCGTCCCGTCGACTTCAAGCTCAGGTCGGAGCGTCTGGCCCGTCTGGACGCTGACGTTCGACCTGCCGGGCTCTCCGACGAGAAGCTGCTGGTGACGTCTCGGGCGCTACGACTCCGGCGGCGGTTCCCGGAGGCCTTCGCCGGTCCGTATGCCGCTCTGCCGACTACTAGCGGGCATGCCGTCGCCTTCGGCCGTGGGACGGGGCCGGAGGTTGTCACGGTCGCTACCCGGCTCCACGCGCGGCTCTACCACCTGGGCGGTTGGGGCGACCACAGCGTCGTACTGCCCGAGGGGGACTGGACGGACGTTCTGACCGGCCGGACGCATAACGGCGGCTCTACCCGGCTACACGACTTGTTGGACGAACTACCTGTGGCGCTTCTTGTTAGGAGCTGA
- the glgX gene encoding glycogen debranching protein GlgX: protein MQKWPGRAYPLGATYDGSGTNFAVFSEVADKVELCLLDDSYAETRIELTEVDGFVWHCYLPAVQPGQRYGYRVHGPYAPAEGHRCDATKLLLDPYAKAIEGQVDGDPSLFSYSFDDPTKLNGADNVRHTMHSVVTNPFFDWGNDRPPHRPYHETVIYEAHVKGLTKTHPGLPDEIRGTYAGIGHPAIIDHLVKLGVTAIELMPVHQIAQDAHLQEKGLTNYWGYNTIGFFAPHNAYSSTGDRGQQVTEFKTMVRALHAAGIEVILDVVYNHTAEGNELGPTLSFKGIDNAAYYRLVDSKKSHYYDTTGTGNSLLMRNPHVLQLIMDSLRYWVSEMHVDGFRFDLAATLARQFHEVDRLSAFFDLVQQDPVVSQVKLIAEPWDVGDGGYQVGNFPPLWTEWNGKYRDTVRDFWRGEPSTLAEFGSRLTGSSDLYKDDGRRPIASINFVTAHDGFTLRDLVSYNDKHNDANGEGNKDGESHNRSWNCGVEGETDDPAVLALRARQQRNLLTTLLLSQGVPMLLHGDELSRTQQGNNNVYCQDSEIAWVDWELDQSQQDLLEFTRKVLELRRRHPVFRRRRFFRGDTRHSELGDLAWFAPDGKEMEPVNWEQDHGRAVAVFLNGEAISEPDPRGGPVVDDSFIMLLNSFHEPLDFVLPPKPYGETWRVAIDTATADGTDGEIDHAAGTTVKVEARGIVLLTRPHTGR from the coding sequence GTGCAGAAATGGCCAGGACGCGCTTATCCGCTCGGTGCCACTTACGACGGCTCCGGCACCAACTTCGCGGTTTTCTCGGAGGTCGCAGACAAGGTCGAGCTCTGCCTGCTCGACGATTCGTACGCCGAGACCCGGATCGAGCTCACCGAGGTCGACGGCTTCGTGTGGCACTGCTACCTGCCCGCCGTACAGCCCGGGCAGCGCTACGGCTACCGCGTGCACGGGCCGTATGCGCCCGCCGAGGGGCATCGCTGTGATGCCACCAAGCTGCTGCTCGACCCGTACGCCAAGGCGATCGAGGGCCAGGTGGACGGCGATCCGTCCTTGTTCAGTTACTCGTTCGACGATCCCACCAAGCTGAACGGCGCTGACAACGTGCGCCACACCATGCATTCGGTGGTGACGAACCCGTTCTTCGACTGGGGTAACGACCGGCCGCCGCACCGCCCGTACCACGAGACCGTGATCTACGAGGCGCACGTCAAAGGCCTGACCAAGACCCATCCCGGCCTACCGGACGAGATCCGCGGTACGTATGCCGGTATCGGGCATCCCGCGATCATCGACCACCTGGTCAAACTCGGGGTCACCGCGATCGAGCTGATGCCGGTGCACCAGATCGCGCAGGACGCGCACCTGCAGGAGAAGGGCCTCACGAACTACTGGGGCTACAACACGATCGGCTTTTTCGCGCCACACAACGCGTACTCGTCGACGGGTGATCGCGGCCAGCAGGTGACCGAGTTCAAGACGATGGTCCGGGCGCTGCACGCCGCCGGTATCGAGGTCATTCTCGACGTCGTCTACAACCACACGGCCGAGGGCAACGAGCTCGGCCCGACCCTGTCGTTCAAGGGCATCGACAACGCGGCGTATTACCGCCTGGTGGACTCGAAGAAGTCGCACTACTACGACACCACCGGCACCGGTAACAGCCTGCTGATGCGCAACCCGCACGTGCTGCAGCTGATCATGGATTCCTTGCGCTATTGGGTTTCCGAGATGCACGTGGACGGTTTCCGGTTCGATCTGGCCGCGACGCTGGCCCGCCAGTTCCACGAGGTCGACCGGCTGTCGGCGTTCTTCGACCTGGTCCAGCAGGATCCGGTCGTCAGCCAGGTCAAGCTCATCGCCGAGCCGTGGGATGTCGGCGACGGCGGCTACCAGGTCGGAAACTTCCCGCCCTTGTGGACCGAGTGGAACGGCAAGTACCGCGATACCGTGCGCGACTTCTGGCGCGGTGAGCCGTCGACGCTGGCCGAGTTCGGCAGCCGGCTGACCGGTTCGTCGGACCTCTACAAGGACGACGGTCGCCGCCCGATCGCGAGTATCAACTTCGTCACCGCGCACGACGGGTTCACCCTGCGCGACCTCGTGTCGTACAACGACAAGCACAACGACGCCAACGGCGAGGGCAACAAGGACGGCGAGAGCCACAACCGGTCCTGGAACTGCGGGGTCGAGGGCGAGACCGACGACCCGGCCGTGCTGGCGTTGCGGGCCCGCCAGCAGCGCAACCTGCTCACCACCCTGCTGCTGTCCCAGGGCGTGCCGATGCTGCTGCACGGTGACGAGCTGAGCCGGACCCAGCAGGGCAACAACAACGTTTACTGCCAGGACAGCGAGATCGCCTGGGTCGACTGGGAGCTCGACCAGTCCCAGCAGGATCTGCTCGAGTTCACCCGCAAGGTGCTCGAGCTGCGCCGGCGCCATCCGGTCTTCCGCCGGCGCCGGTTCTTCCGCGGTGACACCCGGCATAGCGAGCTCGGAGATCTGGCCTGGTTCGCCCCGGACGGCAAAGAGATGGAGCCGGTCAACTGGGAGCAGGACCACGGCCGCGCGGTCGCGGTGTTCCTCAACGGCGAGGCGATTTCCGAGCCGGATCCACGTGGTGGTCCGGTGGTGGACGACTCGTTCATCATGCTGCTCAACAGCTTCCACGAGCCGCTCGACTTCGTGCTGCCGCCCAAGCCGTACGGCGAGACCTGGCGGGTAGCGATCGACACCGCCACAGCTGACGGGACCGACGGCGAGATCGACCACGCCGCCGGTACCACCGTGAAGGTCGAGGCCCGCGGCATCGTTCTCCTGACGCGTCCGCACACCGGCCGATGA
- a CDS encoding SigB/SigF/SigG family RNA polymerase sigma factor, whose protein sequence is MVNTDRCTQSAEQARKARRDEQTSSLLRRRRLTDSEEERQRLLEEAVELNIEIAHSIATRFSGRGVESDDVEQVAYLGLVKAAHGFDPETGTPFPAFAVPTIRGEIKRYFRDCSWTVRIPRRLQELQGAIAAVEPQLVQELHREPSVPELAAQLDAGIHEVESAVAAVGCFSVLSLDRPLDDDEESTKTLADTVPTRDDSFEHAETITVLRPLIEQLPERDRQILELRFIDSRTQEDIGREIGVSQMQVSRLLRRILDELREKISMPAAA, encoded by the coding sequence ATGGTTAACACCGATCGTTGTACCCAGAGCGCCGAACAGGCGCGCAAAGCCCGGCGGGACGAGCAGACCAGCTCACTTCTGCGGCGCCGGAGGCTCACCGACAGCGAGGAAGAGCGGCAGCGGCTGCTCGAGGAAGCCGTCGAACTCAACATCGAGATCGCCCATTCGATCGCCACCCGGTTCTCCGGTCGCGGCGTCGAGTCGGACGACGTCGAACAAGTCGCCTATCTCGGGCTGGTGAAGGCGGCACACGGCTTCGATCCGGAGACGGGCACCCCGTTCCCGGCGTTCGCCGTACCCACCATCAGGGGCGAGATCAAGCGGTACTTCCGCGACTGCTCGTGGACCGTGCGGATCCCGCGCCGGCTGCAGGAGCTCCAGGGAGCCATCGCCGCCGTGGAACCCCAACTGGTACAGGAGTTGCACCGCGAACCGTCCGTACCGGAACTGGCCGCACAGCTCGACGCGGGAATCCACGAGGTCGAGAGCGCGGTCGCCGCGGTCGGCTGCTTCTCGGTGCTCTCGCTGGACCGTCCGCTCGATGACGACGAGGAGTCGACCAAGACCCTCGCGGACACCGTGCCGACCCGGGATGACTCCTTCGAGCATGCCGAGACGATCACCGTGCTGCGGCCGTTGATCGAGCAACTACCCGAGCGGGACCGGCAGATCCTCGAGCTGAGGTTCATCGACAGCCGGACCCAGGAGGACATCGGCCGGGAGATCGGTGTCAGCCAGATGCAGGTATCGCGCCTGCTCCGGCGAATTCTCGATGAACTGCGCGAAAAGATCTCGATGCCCGCGGCAGCCTGA
- a CDS encoding DNA polymerase ligase N-terminal domain-containing protein: MSPIFVIQKHDARRLHYDVRLEVDGVLKSWAVPRGPSPDPAQKRLAVPTDDHSMEYAEFEGVTGSGRYGSGAVIVWDLGVYRNLTEKSGVEVPIATALAQGHAKFLLQGVKLGGAWALTRTSADGDWLLVKVRDEYADPSWDPTESQPGSVLSGRTIEEVAAAG; encoded by the coding sequence ATGAGCCCGATCTTCGTGATCCAGAAGCATGACGCGAGGCGCCTGCACTACGACGTACGACTCGAAGTCGACGGTGTGCTCAAGTCCTGGGCGGTGCCGCGCGGGCCGTCGCCGGATCCCGCGCAGAAGCGTCTCGCCGTACCGACCGACGACCACAGCATGGAGTACGCCGAGTTCGAAGGCGTGACCGGTTCGGGGCGGTACGGATCGGGCGCGGTGATCGTGTGGGACCTCGGCGTTTATCGCAACCTCACTGAGAAGTCGGGGGTCGAGGTGCCGATCGCGACGGCCCTGGCGCAAGGGCACGCGAAGTTCTTGCTGCAAGGGGTGAAACTCGGCGGCGCGTGGGCGCTGACCCGGACCAGCGCGGACGGCGACTGGCTGCTGGTCAAGGTGCGCGACGAGTACGCCGATCCGTCCTGGGACCCGACCGAGTCCCAGCCCGGGTCTGTCCTGAGTGGGCGAACCATCGAAGAGGTGGCCGCTGCCGGCTGA
- a CDS encoding phage holin family protein, producing MTTQERTRHIDRGSTGDEHVGELVGQLSADVSRLVRDELQLAKLELKDKGKQAGIGLGLFGGAGTIALYGLGAFITAAILGLAQAVPAWLSALLIGVVLFVIAAIAALLGKRHVSEATPPMPEHVVEGMHQDIEALKGHHAAGLGQVEGKKTL from the coding sequence ATGACGACGCAAGAGCGAACACGCCACATCGATCGCGGGTCTACCGGCGACGAGCATGTCGGCGAACTGGTCGGGCAGCTCAGCGCGGATGTGAGCCGGCTGGTTCGGGATGAACTGCAGCTGGCCAAACTCGAGCTGAAGGACAAGGGCAAGCAGGCCGGGATCGGCCTCGGGCTCTTCGGCGGCGCCGGCACGATCGCGCTGTACGGCCTCGGCGCATTCATCACAGCAGCCATCCTCGGCCTCGCCCAGGCGGTACCGGCCTGGCTGTCGGCGCTACTGATCGGGGTGGTGCTCTTCGTCATCGCGGCGATCGCCGCCCTGCTGGGCAAGCGGCACGTGAGCGAAGCGACGCCGCCGATGCCCGAGCACGTTGTCGAGGGCATGCACCAGGACATCGAGGCCTTGAAGGGCCACCACGCCGCCGGTCTGGGGCAGGTCGAAGGGAAGAAGACCTTATGA
- a CDS encoding DUF3618 domain-containing protein yields MSNATEQEIRADLEQTRERLASTVEQLGRQLNVPHRIKTSAASAGDRARHAASDATVRARDVASVATVRARDVASVASVRARDVASTAGDQIRRNPKAAAIGGAVAVGVGAGATWLARRGR; encoded by the coding sequence ATGAGCAACGCCACTGAGCAGGAGATTCGCGCGGATCTCGAGCAGACCCGCGAGCGGTTGGCGAGCACGGTCGAACAGCTCGGCCGGCAACTGAACGTCCCGCACCGGATCAAGACCAGTGCCGCCTCGGCCGGCGATCGCGCCCGCCACGCCGCTTCCGACGCAACCGTCCGCGCGCGCGACGTCGCTTCAGTCGCAACGGTTCGCGCTCGCGATGTCGCTTCGGTCGCGAGCGTGCGTGCCCGCGACGTCGCATCCACCGCCGGTGACCAGATCCGCCGCAACCCCAAGGCGGCCGCGATCGGCGGAGCCGTGGCAGTCGGCGTCGGCGCAGGTGCCACCTGGCTGGCAAGGCGCGGCCGATGA